TAAGGTAGAGATATGCGGGGTAGATACCTCCAAGCTTCCGGTGTTAACAAACAAAGAGATGCGAGAATTGTTTGAGCGCCTGCAAAGTGGGGAGCTTGCTGCCCGCGAGAAGCTGGTCAACGGCAACTTGCGACTGGTGCTTAGCGTAATCCAACGGTTCAACAATCGCGGAGAGTTCGTGGATGACTTGTTTCAAGTGGGCTGCATCGGATTGATGAAAGCGATCGACAACTTTGATCTCGGACAAAACGTGAAGTTTTCCACGTATGCCGTACCGATGATCATCGGAGAAATTCGACGCTATTTACGGGACAACAATCCGATTCGCGTTTCCCGCTCTTTGCGAGACATCGCGTACAAGGCCTTGCAGGTGCGTGACAATCTGACCAACAAACATTCGCGAGAGCCTACCATTATCGAGATTTCTCAGGAATTGAACGTAGCCAAAGAAGACGTCGTGTTTGCACTCGATGCGATCCAAGATCCGGTTTCATTGTTTGAACCGATTTATCAGGATGGCGGCGATCCGATTTACGTCATGGATCAGATTAGTGACGAGAAGAACAAAGACGTCACGTGGGTAGAGGAAATTGCGCTTCGTGAGGGAATGCAGCGACTAGGTGACCGAGAAAAAATGATATTATCCATGCGCTTTTACGAAGGAAAAACGCAGATGGAAGTAGCAGAGGAAATCGGAATCTCACAAGCACAGGTCTCTCGGTTAGAAAAAGCGGCAATTGCCCATATGCAAAAGCACGTTCAATCGTAAGGAGAAACCAAATAGGCGACCCGGCGGTCTTGTACCGTTCGGGTTTTTTGTACGAGTCGAAAAGTTAGTTTTCAATCTCCTTACTTTTTGCCAAAGAAGCGGACATATTCCTCATTGGACTCATATACTGAAAGTAACGGAGAAAAGAAGGTGAGGAAGAATGGTAAAAATCTCTGACTTCCAGACCAAAGAAGTGGTAAATATTCTCGATGGGAAGCGGCTTGGGCAAGTTTCAGATTTGGAGATCGATCTGCGTCACGGTCGTGTAGAGGCTATCGTTGTACCGGGACCAGGCAAGTTTCTCGGCTTCTTTTCTGCCGGGAACGATTATGTCATACCCTGGCGCAATATTGTGAAGATCGGGAAAGATGTGGTGCTTGTCCGGATGGAAGAAGCACTTAAAGTTGAAGTAAAAACTTCTGGTGGAGATGAATACTAACGCGTAAAGGGAGAAAGGCACGGATAGCCTTTCTTTTCTTTTCGGCTATGGTATGATTAGCCATATGAGGAAGGTGACAACATGAGAGAGCCATTTGTCAGGGTAGAGGATAAGTCAATCTTATCGTTAACAGAGTGGGAGCAACAATTTCCTGGATTAGTGGCGGGGTTTACCATTCGCTCAGGCGGGGAAAGTGAACAACCGTACGGGTCTTTTAATATGGGGCTACATGTGGGTGATGAATCTGCGAACGTAGTAGCCAATAGACGCAAGCTGGCAGAACAAGTAGGGATGTCTTTTACGGAGTGGACATGCGCCGATCAAGTGCACGGGAATCGGGTATGCCAGGTCACAGCAGGCGGTGCGGGTAAAGAAAGTCTGGAGGACGTCATATCTGCAACGGATGGTTTGTTTACCCTTGAAAAAGGAGTCATGCTGACCTCGTTTTATGCAGATTGTGTTCCCCTCTATTTTCTGGATACCCAATCGGGAGCAATCGGACTTGCTCACGCAGGCTGGAAGGGGACAGTGGGCCGTATTGCCGAGGAAATGGTGAAGGCCATGACGAAGCAATATCAGGCAAAGCCAGAGGACATTCGCGTCGCAATTGGCCCATCCATTGGCGGCTGTTGCTATGAAGTAGATGAGCGAATCATGACGCAGGTACGCACTTGTGCAGCCGATTGGGAAAAAGCAGTCATCTCCTCCACAGGGGAGCGGTACATGCTGGACCTTCGTCAGCTAAACACAGAGATATTGCTCGAAGCAGGAATTTCTTCAAGGAATATTTTATCCACAGATTGGTGTACAAGCTGCAGAACAGACTTGTTTTTCTCTCATCGCAAGGAAGCTGGGATACAAGGGACTACTGGACGCATGGCTTCCTATATCGGCTGGAAGGAAAACCTGTAGAAGAAAGGGAAGGGTTCGTTATGACCAAGGAACAAGAATTGTTAAAAGAACGACTGCAATCCATCGAAGCAAGAATTCAGGCTGCTTGCGATCGGGCGAACCGCAAACGTGAGGAAGTAAAAATTATTGCCGTGACCAAGTATGTCGACGCAGATGCCATTGGGGACTTGCTCGCGGTAGGCGTAGAGAATATCGGGGAAAATCGCGTGCAGGATGCCCTGCCCAAGCACCAGCTTCATGGCGATAAAGGAATCTGGCATTTTATCGGGCACCTCCAGACGAACAAGGCAAAAGAAGTTGTAGGACGATTCCCGTACATCCATTCTCTGGACCGACTTTCTTTGGCACAAGAGCTGAATCGACGCGGTGAAACGTTGGATCATGTCGTAAAATGCTTTTTGCAGATCAATATATCCGGCGAAGAGACAAAATTTGGGCTTAGTCCCAATGACGTATTGGCTTTTTTGCGCGAAACCAGTAATATGAAACATATAAGTATCGTCGGATTAATGACGATGGCGCCTGTTGTCGAAAACCAAGAGGAAGCCAGGAAGGTGTTCCGTGGCCTCTATGAGTGGAAGCAACGGATTAACGAAATGGCATTCCCACACGCCCAGGTGGAAGAGCTGTCCATGGGCATGTCTAGTGATTTTGAAGTTGCCATTGAAGAGGGAGCTACATATATTCGTTTGGGATCGGTATTGGTCAAGCCGGAGTAAAGGAAAACAGACCAAACCACGGAGTAAGAGAGGAGGAAGAGTATGGGTGTTATGAATAAATTGATGGGGTTTCTGGGGTTAGAAAACGAGGAATACATCGAAGAGACAACAACGGTGGAAGAGGAAAGAGAAGAGCAAGAGTCCTCGCACAAACGCCAGCCAGCGATCGGCCGAACTAACAACGTGGTACCGTTTCAAGCACGGGAAAAGGAGGGAATCCGTTTGATTCTCTGTGAACCCCGTCATTACAGTGATGCACAGGATATCGCAGACAACCTGCGTCATCGTAGACCGGTTGTGGTCAACCTCCATCGTGTGGAAAAAGACCAAGCTAAAAGAATTATCGACTTTTTGAGCGGGACGGTCTACGCATTAAACGGCGATATCCAAAAGGTCGGAGACACGATTTTCGTGTGCACGCCTGATCATGTGGATATTCAGGGTACGATTTCAAGTGTGTTGGAAGAGTAGCCAATTAAGACGAAATTAAAAGGGTGAGCAAATGATTGCTGTCTTTTCGGTTTTAAATTTTGCTTTTACGGTATATCAATACATGATTATTGCTTACATTTTGATGTCATGGGTTCCTCAAATGAGAGGTACAGGCATCGGACAGTTACTGGAAAAACTGGTTGAGCCTTATTTGGCTCCATTTCGCCGGTTTATCCCACCGCTCGGCTTCATCGATATCTCCCCCATTGTCGCATTGATTGCACTGCGCTTTGCCCAATCTGGCCTGTTCGCCATTTTGCAACAAATCATGTAGGCGAGTGAAACGATGAGCATATTTGACCATTTTTCAAAAGAAGAACGTCCCTTTGTTGAACGGGCGCTGGAAATGCTGACGCAAGTAGAGCGGACGCAGGCCATGCGCCTTACTGATTTTGTAGACCCGAGGCAATTGATGATTTTTGAGAGTCTATCTTCACAAGTAAGAGATGTGAAGGTTTCTCCTTATGGAGGCTACGAGGGTGCTGAGCGTGTTCGGATTATCATCCATCCGGAGTACCTCCCTGTTGAGCCTGAGGATTATCGCCTTACCTTATTGGCAATCAAGGCTGATCAGCGCTTTCATGTGCTAGAGCATCGAGATGTGATGGGGGCGATGCTGGGCGTCGGGATGAAGCGGGAGAAATTCGGAGATATGCTGACAGATTCAGCTGGCAGTTACGCAATTGTAGCAGAGGAAGTCGCTGATTTTGTTTGTGCGCAGGTGACACAAATTCATCGGACATCTGTTCAATTTGAGCGGGTAGCATGGGAGGCGTTTACACCGCCTGCACCCAAGTTTGTAGAGAAAACACTCACCGTTCCATCACCGCGAATTGACGCGATCATTGGAGAAGTACACAATATGTCTCGCGCAAAAGCACTGGTGCCAATTCGAGCGGGAAAAGTAAAAATCAACTGGAAAGTAATCGAAGACCCATCTTATCAACTCCAGATGGGAGACATGGTATCTCTTGCAGGCTATGGTCGGTTCAAAATTCTTGAGGTAGCAGGTCCAACACGCAGTGGAAGACTTCGCATGATTGTCGGACTGGTTACATAAGATGGACCAAGGCTCAAAAATTTGTAAAATACGGCAGGAAACACAGCTAATTCTGTCGAAATGATTGAAGACGAATTATCGGGAAAAGTGGGGGGTTCATGTGCCATTAACGCCGTTGGATATACACAATAAGGAATTCAGCACAGGCTTTCGTGGGTATAACATTGACGAAGTGAATGAATTTCTCGATCAGGTGATCAAAGATTTTGAGCTCTTGATAAAAGAGAAAAAAGAACAGGAAGAGCGCGTAGCCATTCTGAATGAGCGCGTAGATTACTATAAGAGCTTGGAAGAAAATTTGAGCAAGTCGATTCTGGTGGCGCAGGAGACAGCGGAGGACGTGAAGTCGAATGCGCGCAAAGAAGCGCAGCTCATCTTAAAAGAAGCCGAGAAAAATGCAGACCGAATTGTCAATGAAGCACTGGCGAAGTCGCGCAAAATCGCGATCGAAATCGAAGAATTAAAAAAACGTGCTTCGGTTTACCGCATGCGCTTTCGGACGCTTTTGGAAGCACAGCTCGAGATGCTGGAGAATGGCGATTGGGATAGCATTGAACAGCCACAAGTTGATTCGCCTGTAACAGTTGAATAAATCATTGACGTTCGAGCAATGATGGTATTATAATGAAAGACAACTTTTTCGAAATAAAGCACTTATAGTAGTTGAACAGGCTTATACAAATCATAGACGATGAACGGGAAGAGTACGTGAGCCAGCACTGCCTAGAGAGTCGGGAAAAGGTGAAAACCCGGCCAGTTGCTTTCGCAGAAAATCACCCGGGAGTTCAATATCCGAAAACCCAGAAAAACCTTGATGGTGAAACAGGTGAGTAAGTGAGCGCGTCATTCCCGTTACGAATGAGTGAAGTGGAACAATTCCGATGCAGGCTTTTTTTGTCGTACGGGTTTGTTCAATCAGGGTGGTACCACGGGAGCTTTCTCTCGTCCCTTTTATGGGATGAGTGAAAGCTTTTATTTATTTAAGGAGTGAATCAGGCCATGGATTACAGCAAAACCTTAGCGCTACCAAAAACAGATTTCCCCATGCGCGGAAATTTGCCAAGCCGCGAGCCACAAATGCAAGCGGCATGGGAAGAGCAAAATATTTATCAACAAGTGTTAGATCGTACAAAAGACCGCCCGTCTTTTGTCTTGCATGATGGCCCTCCGTATGCGAATGGAGACATCCATATCGGTCACGCACTGAACAAAATCCTCAAGGACTTCATCGTTCGCTACAAATCCATGGCAGGTTTTTATGCGCCGTACATCCCAGGCTGGGATACACATGGTTTGCCAATTGAGCAAGCGATTATCAATGCACAAGGGCTGGATCGCCGCAGCATTGAAGTGAACGATTTCCGCCAGCGCTGTGAAGAGTATGCTTGGTCCTACATCGACAAGCAACGCGACCAATTCAAGCGTCTGGGCGTTCGTGGAGATTGGGAAAACCCTTATGTGACACTCTTGCCTGAGTATGAAGCCAACCAAATTCGCGTATTCGGCGAAATGGCGAAAAAGGGTTATATTTACAAAGGTCTGCGCTGCGTGTACTGGTCTCCGTCTTCTGAGACTGCTTTGGCTGACGCAGAAATCGAATACAAAGACAAGCGCTCTCCTTCTATTTACGTCAGCTTCCAGGTAGCAGATGGAAAAGGCAAGCTGGACACAGAAACAGGCGTTGTTATCTGGACAACGACTCCGTGGACATTGCCAGCAAACCTTGCGATCAGCCTGCACCCTGAACTCGAGTACAACGTAGTGAAGGTAGATGGCCGCAAATTCCTGGTAGCCAACGGTCTGATTGAAGCTGCGAGCAAAGAAATTGGCTGGGAAGGCGTAGAGATTCTCGCGACCTTTAAAGGTCAAGATCTGGAAGGCGTAGAAACTCAGCATCCGTTCTATGATCGCAAGTCTCCACTCATCCTGGGTGAGCATGTAACCTTGGATGCAGGTACTGGTTGCGTTCATACTGCTCCAGGACACGGGGAAGATGACTTTACCGTTGGTCAAAAATACAATCTGGGTGTCCTTTGCCCAGTAGATCACGAAGGTAAAATGACCAATGAGGCACCAGGCTTTGAAGGTCTGTTCTACGAAGATGCCAACAAAGTGATTACAGAAAAGCTGAAAGAAAACGGAGCACTCTTGAAGCTCAATTTCTTCACGCACTCTTACCCACATGACTGGCGTACGAAAAAACCGGTTATCTATCGCGCGACAGAGCAATGGTTCGCATCTATCGACGGATTCCGTGCGCAAATGCTCGAAGCGATTAAAAATGTAAAATGGATTCCGCATTGGGGAGAAACTCGTCTGGCAAACATGATTGCGGATCGTGGCGACTGGTGCATTTCCCGTCAGCGTGTATGGGGTGTACCGATTCCAATCTTCTATTGCAAATCGTGTAACGAACCGATCATTAACGACACGACGATCAACCATGTTGCTGATCTGTTCCGTAAAGAAGGATCGAAAGTATGGTTCTCCCGTGAAGCAAATGAGCTCATTCCAGAAGGGCTTTCTTGCACCAAATGCGATTGCAAGGATTTCCGCAAAGAAACGGATATTATGGACGTTTGGTTCGACTCCGGTTCCAGCCACCAGGCTGTTTTGCGCGAAAGAGGCATTGCTTGGCCAGCTGACATGTACTTAGAAGGCTCTGACCAGTATCGTGGTTGGTTCAACTCTTCTCTCTCGACGGGTGTTGCTGTGTATGGCACAGCTCCTTACAAATCCGTCCTGAGCCACGGCTTTGCTTTGGATGGAGAAGGACGCAAAATGTCCAAATCCCTCGGTAACGTCATCGTGCCTCAACAAGTTATTGACAAGATGGGCGCAGATATCTTGCGTCTGTGGGTAGCTTCTGTTGATTATCAGGCTGATGTACGAATTTCCGATGCGATTCTGAATCAGATCGCTGAGGTGTACCGCAAAATCCGCAATACGTTCCGCTTCCTGTTGGGTAACCTGGATGGATTTAATCCAGCAACAGACCGCGTAGCGTACGAAGAGCTGGGAGAGCTTGACCGTTATGTTCTGGCGAAAGCAGCAAAAGTAGCGAAGCGTACACGCAAAGCGTACGATGAATATCAGTTCCATACCGTTTTCCATGCCGTTCACAACTTCTGCGTTATTGATTTGTCCGCGTTCTATCTGGACATTTGCAAGGATCGCCTGTATGTAGAGGCGCCAGATAGTTTGAAACGACGCGCTGCACAGACAGTGATGTACGATTGCTTGATCAGTCTGGTGAAGCTGGTTGCTCCACTGTTGCCGCATACAGCCGATGAGGTGTGGGCGTTCATTCCAGGCGTGGAAGAGAAGAGTGTGCAGTTGACGGATATGCCAGAAGGCGACGAACAACATCTCAGCTTTGCAGCAGAAGCAGAGAGCAAATGGGATGCGTTCTTGGCGATCCGAGACGAGGTTCTCAAAGCCATGGAAGAAGCGCGCCGCAACAAGGTGTTCGGTAACTCCGTTGATGCGAAGCTGGCTCTGTACCCACAAACGGAAGAAGTTGCGAAAACATTGGCAGCAATGGACGATCTGGCTGACCTGTTCATCGTGGCTCACGTGGACGTACACAGCGGTTCTGCTCCGGCAGAAGCGGTACAACTCGAAGGAATTGCTGCTGTGGTCTCTGCCGCAGACGGTGGAAAATGCGAGCGTTGCCGCGTAGTGAAACCGGATGTTGGCACTCGCGAGTCGCACGCGTCGCTCTGCGTACGTTGCGCAGATATCGTAGAACAAAACTACGCACATGTAGCAGAATAAAAATCGGTTGATTAACCTGTCGTTCCCTTTGGGGATGGCAGGTTTTTTGCTGTGATAGGCCACATGCGAACCAACAAAACGATCATGGCCGTTTTGTTGGTCATATTTCCTACGGGACCAAGACATACTACCTGTTGAGGAAACCAAACAAAGGTGGTGTACAGCGTGGACCAAAAGAGAGTGGCCAGCTTCCGGGAAAAGCTGCTGGAACAGAAAAAAGAACTGGAAGACCGCGTACAGGACCATTATGGCATGAGAGAACCGATGACAACCTCTTTGCAGGAGTTTGCCATGTACGATAATCATCCGGCAGATATCGGCAGTGAGATGTTTGAACGGGAAAAAGATTTGGCCCTAGACAGTCTCGATCGTGAGACATTAAAAGAGATTGATCAGGCGCTACTGCGCATGGAGGAAGGCACCTACGGCCTGTGTACGGTCTGTGGAGAGCAAATACCTGTGGAGCGACTGGAAGCACTACCTCAGGCACAAACGTGCAAGGAGCATGCACCAGCGCCGTCAATCAACGAGTCGCGTCCGATCGAGGAACAGTTTTTGCAGCCGCCGTTCGGACGTACATCTCTGGATGAAAAAGAAGGCCAGAACGGATTCGACGGTGAGGATGCTTGGCAAATTGTCGAGTCATGGGGGACATCCAGCACGCCTTTCTCCTACCAGGAACCCGACAAAACGGATTACGACGAAATGTATATCGAGAGCAATGAGCCGGATGGCTTTGTAGAAGCCGTAGAGGAAATCGGTTATACCGATATTGAGGGCTATCACGGACCGGACAGTGTGCATTTTATGAGAAGCGGGACGTATGAGGAGTACATGAGAAAAGGAGAAGGGAAAGGAAACTTGCTCTCCTATGACGATTACGAAGGAGAGCAAGCAGAACGAGAGGGATTGGATGACTACTCATGAGCAGATAGCGGTCATTGACCTGCAAATTGAGCGAGTGGAAACGTATCCGCTACTTCATCGGCTATCGCAAGCTTACGGCGATGCGAATGGGTATAAGCGTTATCGAACCAGTTATCTCATTCGGATTATCACAAGGGCAGGAATAGATGGCTGGGGAGAAATTATCGACTGGCTGCCGACGCTCCATAAGGGCTTTTGTGAGCGCATCATTCCGTACTTGCTGGGTAAGCAGGTGGACAACAGAGTAGCCATTGTCGATGTCATAGGAAAGTGGCATCAGCGATCGGCTTCAGGTGTCAGTATGGCACTTACGGAAATTTTGGCAAAAGCGGCGGGGCTATCTGTGGGTCAACTGTGGGGAGGCCAGATACATTCGGGCATCCCGGTATATGCCTCCCTCCAATCCTACCGTGAAACAGAAGACTGGATGCAGCAGTCATGGAAGCAAGTCAGCCAGCAAGTCGACGACGGCTTCAAGATGGTGAAAGTAAAGATTGGAGGGCGCTCTGTTCAAGAGGATCAGACGCACATCGAAAAACTGATGAATTTGCTTCCTGAACAAGTTCAAGTAGCGGTAGATGCCAATCAGAGCTACGACTGTGTGACTGCAAGGAAGTGGGAGGGGCTTTTTTCCCGTTATGGCAATTGGCTTTGGCTGGAGGAGCCGATGCCCATGGATCGTACAAACGAGTATATCAAGCTTCGTTCGGCATTATCCATCCCGCTTGCTGGTGGAGAAAACTTGATTCGCTGCGCACAGTTTTTGCCCTTGTATGAGGGGGGCGCTATCGATATTGCTCAGCCTGACCTGATGCATACGGGGGGCATTGACGATTATCGAACGCATCTTCAAATGGCCCGTCAGTTTGGCTATCGCGTGTCTCCACATTCCTTTGACGGATCACTGGCACGATTGTATACGTTATTTGCACAAGCGTGCTTGCTGGCATGGACCAAGATGGATAGCCATCCGATTGAGCCTGTCGAATGGGATGTCATGGAGAACCCGTTTTCACAATTGTTTCCGCTGCGACCCATAAATGGCGAAGTGACGCTTCCTACTGGCGTGGGAATAGGCGTTGAACCTGACTGGGAGATTATTAACGCGTCGCGCTGGGACGGTAGCGCTTATGCGTAAGACAAGGAGTTTCGTATGGCACAAAATGCGAAAAACCTGATTGGGCTTGTCGGGGTTCCATTAGTGATGGTGCTGGGCAACTCGATGCTGATCCCTGTACTGCCTACAATGAAAACAGAAATGAAGCTCACCGCCTTACAGACGAGCTTGTTGATCACTGCTTTTTCGATTGCAGCAGGTATTGTTATCCCTTTTGCCGGCTATTTGTCAGATCGATTTGGGAGAAAAATTGTCATTATCAGCTCCCTTGCCTTGTACGGTATTGGTGGTTTGGTCGCAGGGCTTGCCGCGTTGTGGATAGATCAACCTTATATGGCTATCATGGGAGGGCGAGTCTTGCAGGGGATCGGGGCTGCCGGGACAGCGCCCATCGCAATGGCATTGGTAGGGGATCTGTTCGATGGCGCTTCGGAGAGTAGGGCATTGGGGCTGTTGGAGACATCAAACGGGATGGGAAAAGTATTAAGTCCGATTTTTGGCTCCTTGCTTGCTCTCATTTCTTGGTACATGGTCTTTTTAGCTTTTCCGATTATTTGCGGTGTCGTCCTCCTGATGTTTTTATTTCTGACTAAGGAAAAGAAACAGGATAAGAAGCTACTCCCTGTCAAGCAGTACATGCATTCGATCGCGCAAGTGTTTAAGCAGCATGGAAAATGGCTTGTCCCCGCGTTTTTTATTGGGAGCATCTGCCTGTTCACGTTGTTTGGTGTACTGTTTTACCTGTCTGATTTATTGGAAGAAAAATACAAGATTGATGGTGTCATCAAAGGCTTCTTTTTGGCGATTCCCTTGCTCGTGATGAGTATCGCGGCATATGTGACAGGAGTCATTATCAAAAAGAAGCTGAAGCTGATGCGTCTGTTTGTGATTATCGGCATGTTTTTGCTGGCTACGTCTTACATTCTGGCCAGCTTTGTCAAAGGGGCTTATGTCCTGATTGGCATTTTGGTCATCGGCAGCGCGGGGACGGGAATGATTTTACCGTGCTTGAACTCCATGATCGTTGGGGCCGTACAAAAAACAGAGCGAGGCATGATTACTTCTTTGTATAGTGGTGTACGTTTTATCGGTGTTGCGATCGGCCCACCTATTTTTACCTGGTTGCTCGGGATTTCTCGGACGGTCATGTTTCTATCAATCGCATGTTTATCGCTCGTTTTCGCTGTGCTAGCGATCTTTTTCTTGAAGCCCAAGCAGGTCGAGCAGCCAGGACAAGGGACAAAAGACAGCGAGACGAATGGGTGGCGGCAAATATCAGAGGTACTGGGAATTGAACCAGAAACGGTGCACGAGGTACAACGAGAGAGAGCCATCGAAAAGTATGGCTTTGATCCAAATGAGCTCGTCAAGCGTGTGTTGTCGGGAAAGAAGGAAAAGGAAAAACAATAAACAGGCTGTCTCTGTCGGTCAGTCTCACCGAATACAAAGCCGGGGAGCGACAGGGACGAGCCTGTTTATGATGGCTAGGACTCCGCAAAGGGATGACGTAAAGCTCGTTCGAGTGCGAGCGGGTACACATCATCTTGCAGAATACGACTAAACTCCTGATTGCCTTTTACATCTCGCGGGATATCCGCAAACACAATGGTGGCGAGCACGTCTGAGCCACTTGGCTGGTTTGTATAATGCGCTACCTTTGCGGTATAAATGTCTTTTCGCATCGAGTCGTCGATGGTGTACTGTCCGATGCGCTCAATCCCTTCCAGAATGGCGCCGGTTTCTTCATAGACCTCACGAACTGCTGCCGCCAGGCTGTTTTCACCCGCTTCTACTTTTCCCCCTGGTAGCTCCACACCGCGTGTACGATGGCGAGTAAATAACAGCTTTCCCTGATAAAAAGCGAAGATCAGCACGTGACCTGCTTGGTGGTTACGATACTCTTCGGGAGAAAAGGTTAGCTGGACAGGTAAGCCGAAATCGTCGTAAAAAGCGTACATGCAAAGCGCTCCTCTACAGGCTCATTGATCTATTGTTTTGAATTTGCAAGGAAATATGCTTGACTGCCTTCATCGCTTGACCAGCTGCCAGTGCCAAACTCGCATAAGCGGCTCCGTTGCTCACATCTCCGACTGCGTATATCCATGGAGAGTTGACTCGTTGATAGGAATCCGTTTGCAAATAGTCATCGCCAAACGTGTCCAAACCTTCGAGACCCACTGTGTTTCCATGAACACCAATTCGTGGCAGAATCCAATCGACTACGATCGTCTCTGGATTGCCTGCGCGCGTAGAGGTGAGTGTCAGAACCGTCCGTGCCTCTTCGTCCTGATAGTCAGTTACTTGTGTTTCCCACAGGACTTGGATGTTGGGGAGGCCTGTGATTTTCTTTTGCCATTCGGGACGAGCACGCCACTCACTGCTCCGAACCAACAGATAAACTTGTCGGGCATGAAAGCTCAAATTTGCTGCACTCTCCAATGCGCGATCTCCTCCGCCGATAACGGCGATATCTTGCCCGGCGATGGTGTGGGCTTGGGCTGTTGTAGAAAACCAAGGCGACAGGACACTTGGACAATCAGCTAGGGCCGGTATTTCATTCCAGCCAACTCCTGTGGCGATGAGTAGATAGTCGACACGATAAACGGATTTCGAAGTCATTACCTGTTTCGTTTCCCGATCAATGGAAAGAATGGCTTCGTTCAATCGTATGTTTGGCTGCTGGATGAAAGGATGGGCGATCAGTACCTTTACAAGGGCAGCTCCCTGGTCATATACAAGGGGTGGAAAGTCGGTAATCTCGTTGTAAATGTGATGCAATTGGCCGCCGAGTCTATCCGTTTTTTCGATAAGAAGACAAGAAAGACCTAATCGTTGGCACCATATTGCTGCGGACAACCCTGCGATGCCGCCACCTGCGATCAGCACCTGTATGTGTTCCACTCTCAAGTCCCTCCGATTCCCTTATTCATCTATCTGATTTTCCTCAGTTTTAGACTACCTTTTTCGATTCGTAAGTGCAAGAACTCTCAGGGAAAACCGATCGAGTTGAATCGGCAGGATTCTACATTTTGACGGGATATTGTGGTAAAATGGGACGAAAGTTTTACAGAATATATTGAAAAATGAAAAGCCCAAAGCACTATGGACCCTGTGATTTTAAAAAGGAGTGAACCGAACGTGCAAGCCAAGAATGACAAGCCTCAAGCTCCTGCAAAACAGCCGCGTAAACGGATCAAGCGTGGCCAGCGAAGCAAGCGGATGTATCTGCTCTTGGCGGGTTGCTTATTCCTCTGTTTGTTGGCCGTAGGAGCAGGCTTCGCCCTCAACCAGTTAGAC
This genomic stretch from Brevibacillus sp. DP1.3A harbors:
- the ileS gene encoding isoleucine--tRNA ligase gives rise to the protein MDYSKTLALPKTDFPMRGNLPSREPQMQAAWEEQNIYQQVLDRTKDRPSFVLHDGPPYANGDIHIGHALNKILKDFIVRYKSMAGFYAPYIPGWDTHGLPIEQAIINAQGLDRRSIEVNDFRQRCEEYAWSYIDKQRDQFKRLGVRGDWENPYVTLLPEYEANQIRVFGEMAKKGYIYKGLRCVYWSPSSETALADAEIEYKDKRSPSIYVSFQVADGKGKLDTETGVVIWTTTPWTLPANLAISLHPELEYNVVKVDGRKFLVANGLIEAASKEIGWEGVEILATFKGQDLEGVETQHPFYDRKSPLILGEHVTLDAGTGCVHTAPGHGEDDFTVGQKYNLGVLCPVDHEGKMTNEAPGFEGLFYEDANKVITEKLKENGALLKLNFFTHSYPHDWRTKKPVIYRATEQWFASIDGFRAQMLEAIKNVKWIPHWGETRLANMIADRGDWCISRQRVWGVPIPIFYCKSCNEPIINDTTINHVADLFRKEGSKVWFSREANELIPEGLSCTKCDCKDFRKETDIMDVWFDSGSSHQAVLRERGIAWPADMYLEGSDQYRGWFNSSLSTGVAVYGTAPYKSVLSHGFALDGEGRKMSKSLGNVIVPQQVIDKMGADILRLWVASVDYQADVRISDAILNQIAEVYRKIRNTFRFLLGNLDGFNPATDRVAYEELGELDRYVLAKAAKVAKRTRKAYDEYQFHTVFHAVHNFCVIDLSAFYLDICKDRLYVEAPDSLKRRAAQTVMYDCLISLVKLVAPLLPHTADEVWAFIPGVEEKSVQLTDMPEGDEQHLSFAAEAESKWDAFLAIRDEVLKAMEEARRNKVFGNSVDAKLALYPQTEEVAKTLAAMDDLADLFIVAHVDVHSGSAPAEAVQLEGIAAVVSAADGGKCERCRVVKPDVGTRESHASLCVRCADIVEQNYAHVAE
- a CDS encoding TraR/DksA C4-type zinc finger protein, which gives rise to MVYSVDQKRVASFREKLLEQKKELEDRVQDHYGMREPMTTSLQEFAMYDNHPADIGSEMFEREKDLALDSLDRETLKEIDQALLRMEEGTYGLCTVCGEQIPVERLEALPQAQTCKEHAPAPSINESRPIEEQFLQPPFGRTSLDEKEGQNGFDGEDAWQIVESWGTSSTPFSYQEPDKTDYDEMYIESNEPDGFVEAVEEIGYTDIEGYHGPDSVHFMRSGTYEEYMRKGEGKGNLLSYDDYEGEQAEREGLDDYS
- a CDS encoding mandelate racemase/muconate lactonizing enzyme family protein, whose amino-acid sequence is MTTHEQIAVIDLQIERVETYPLLHRLSQAYGDANGYKRYRTSYLIRIITRAGIDGWGEIIDWLPTLHKGFCERIIPYLLGKQVDNRVAIVDVIGKWHQRSASGVSMALTEILAKAAGLSVGQLWGGQIHSGIPVYASLQSYRETEDWMQQSWKQVSQQVDDGFKMVKVKIGGRSVQEDQTHIEKLMNLLPEQVQVAVDANQSYDCVTARKWEGLFSRYGNWLWLEEPMPMDRTNEYIKLRSALSIPLAGGENLIRCAQFLPLYEGGAIDIAQPDLMHTGGIDDYRTHLQMARQFGYRVSPHSFDGSLARLYTLFAQACLLAWTKMDSHPIEPVEWDVMENPFSQLFPLRPINGEVTLPTGVGIGVEPDWEIINASRWDGSAYA
- a CDS encoding MFS transporter, which produces MAQNAKNLIGLVGVPLVMVLGNSMLIPVLPTMKTEMKLTALQTSLLITAFSIAAGIVIPFAGYLSDRFGRKIVIISSLALYGIGGLVAGLAALWIDQPYMAIMGGRVLQGIGAAGTAPIAMALVGDLFDGASESRALGLLETSNGMGKVLSPIFGSLLALISWYMVFLAFPIICGVVLLMFLFLTKEKKQDKKLLPVKQYMHSIAQVFKQHGKWLVPAFFIGSICLFTLFGVLFYLSDLLEEKYKIDGVIKGFFLAIPLLVMSIAAYVTGVIIKKKLKLMRLFVIIGMFLLATSYILASFVKGAYVLIGILVIGSAGTGMILPCLNSMIVGAVQKTERGMITSLYSGVRFIGVAIGPPIFTWLLGISRTVMFLSIACLSLVFAVLAIFFLKPKQVEQPGQGTKDSETNGWRQISEVLGIEPETVHEVQRERAIEKYGFDPNELVKRVLSGKKEKEKQ
- a CDS encoding NUDIX domain-containing protein is translated as MYAFYDDFGLPVQLTFSPEEYRNHQAGHVLIFAFYQGKLLFTRHRTRGVELPGGKVEAGENSLAAAVREVYEETGAILEGIERIGQYTIDDSMRKDIYTAKVAHYTNQPSGSDVLATIVFADIPRDVKGNQEFSRILQDDVYPLALERALRHPFAES